The Janthinobacterium tructae genome contains the following window.
GACTTGCCGGAATTGCGTGTCTTCAGTTTTGACCCGGAAGCATCAATAGGCGGCACTGTCGATACGTAATCCGTACAGCCACCGACAGACACTTTTCGCCCAACCACTAGTACTACCGGATATCCAAGCCGCGCCACCTCCGCGCGGCTTTTTCACATCCGCACGCAATACGCCGCCCCGCCTGCCGAAAGCGGTAAAATGACGGCCTTGGACTCAAGCATCGCCTGACAGCGCGGCCTTGAACGCACACAGCACCACCCACAGCCCGGCAGGCATGCCTTCCCTGCCGCCGGACCAACGACAAAGAACACATGACCACCGTCCCAAAAGAAATCAACGCCGCCGCGGCAAAGAAGAATTCCGCTGAAAAGCTCACGCCGATGATGCAGCAATATTTAGGCATCAAGGAAAACCACCCGACGATGTTGGTGTTTTATCGCATGGGCGATTTCTACGAGCTGTTTTTCGAGGACGCGGAAAAAGCCTCGCGCCTGCTGGGCATTACCCTGACGGCGCGCGGCGTGGCCAGCGGCAACCCGATTAAAATGTGCGGCGTGCCGTTTCATTCGCTCGATGGCTACCTGGCCAAGCTGGTCAAGCTGGGCGAGTCCGTGGCCATTTGCGAACAGATTGGCGACCCGGCCACCAGCAAGGGCCCTGTCGAGCGCAAGGTCATGCGCGTGGTCACGCCCGGCACCCTGACGGATGCGGACTTGCTGCCAGAGAAAGCCGAGCGTCCGCTGCTGGCCATGTGCAGCATCACGCAGCGCAAGACGGTCACCACGGGCCTGGCCTGGCTGTCGCTGGCCAGCGGTGCGCTGAAACTGATGGAGTTTTCCGGCGACAGCGGCACCGTGGCGGCGCGCTTGCAGCAGGAGCTGGAGCGCATCGTGCCGGCTGAGATCTTGAGCGGCGACAATGGCAACCTGTTCGATGACTATGCGGGCACGCACATCAACCGCGTGCCGGACTGGCATTTCGACGTGGTGGGCGGCCACAAGGCCCTGCTGGACCAATTGGGCGTGGCGACACTCACCGGCTTTGGCGCCGACGGCCTCGGCGCCGCGTTCGGCGCGGCCGGCGCGCTGCTGCGCTATGCGCAATCGACGCAGGGTCGCGGCTTGCAGCACGTGCGCTCTTTGACGACGGAAACGGAAAGCGAATTCATCGGCCTGGACGCGGCCACGCGGCGCAACCTGGAGTTGACGGAAACCATCCGCGGGCAGGAATCGCCTACGCTGTTCTCGCTGCTGGATCATTGCCGCACCGCCATGGGTTCGCGCATGCTGCGCCACTGGCTGCACCATGCGCGGCGCGACCAGAACGTGGCGCGCGCGCGCCATGAAGCGATCGCCGCGCTGGCGCAAAGCGAAGCGGCGGGGCCATTGGCCGCCACGCTGGCGCAAGTGCCCGACATCGAACGCATCACCACGCGCATCGCGCTGCTGTCGGCGCGTCCGCGCGACCTGGCCGCCCTGCGCGACGGCCTGCTGCAACTGCCGGCCCTGCGCGGCGACGTGGTCCGTTGTTATGGTCCCGGCCAGGGTGGAGAAAGCGGTTTGCTGGCCGCCATCCACGCGGCACTGGCGACACCGACCGCCTGCCTGGACTTGCTGGTGCGCGCCGTGGCGCAGGAACCGGCCGCCATGGTGCGCGACGGCGGCGTGTTTGCCACCGGATTTGATGCCGAACTGGACGAACTGCGCGCGTTGTCGGAAAACGCGGGCCAGTTCCTGCTCGACCTGGAAACGCGCGAACGCGCGCGCACGGGCATCGCCAACCTGCGCGTCGAATACAACAAGGTGCACGGCTTCTATATTGAAGTCACGCACGGCCAGACGGACAAGGTGCCGGACGACTACCGCCGCCGCCAGACCCTGAAAAACGCCGAGCGCTACATCACGCCGGAACTCAAGGTGTTCGAAGACAAGGCCCTGTCGGCGCAAGACAAGGCCCTGGTGCGCGAGAAACTGCTGTACGACCTGCTGCTGGCCGAGCTGGCGCCGCATATCGGCACCTTGCAGACCATATCGCAGGGCCTGGCCCAGCTCGACACCCTGAACGCGCTCACCGAACATGCGCAGCAGCACAACTGGGCCGCGCCGCAACTGGTCGACGAGCCGTGCATCAACATCATCGAAGGCCGCCACCCGGTGGTGGAAAAGCAGATCGAACGCTTCATCGCCAACGATTGCCGCCTCGTCAACGAACGCCGGCTGCTGCTGATTACAGGCCCGAACATGGGCGGTAAATCGACCTTCATGCGCCAGGTGGCACTCATCACCCTGCTGGCCTACGTGGGCAGCTATGTGCCGGCCGCGTCCGCCACCATCGGCCCCATCGACCGCATCTTCACGCGCATCGGCGCCACCGACGACCTGGCGGGCGGACGCTCGACCTTCATGGTGGAAATGACGGAATCGGCGGCGATTTTGAACGGCGCCACCGAGCATTCGCTGGTGCTGATGGATGAAGTCGGTCGCGGCACCTCGACCTTCGATGGCCTGGCTTTGGCATGGGCCATCGCGCGCCATCTGATCGACAGCAGCCGCAGTTTCACCCTGTTTGCCACGCACTACTTTGAGCTGACGCAACTGCCGGACAGCCACCCGAGCGCCGCCAACGTGCATTTGTCCGCCGTCGAGCACAAGGACAGCATCGTCTTCCTGCACGCCGTGCAAGCCGGTCCCGCCTCGCAAAGCTACGGCTTGCAGGTGGCGCAGCTGGCCGGCGTGCCGCAGCCCGTGATCAAAGCCGCGCGCAAGCATCTGGCGCGCCTGGAAGCGCAGGCGCTCGATGCCACGCCGCAGCGCGACCTGTTCTCGCTGCCTTCGGCCGATCCGTATGCGCAAGAGGAAGAAGAGGAAGCGGCGCCGCTGGCCGCGCTGAACGCGGCGCAGCAAGCCTTGCTCGACGCCATCGCCGACCTCGATCCCGATGCGCTCACGCCGCGCGACGCGCTGGAGCAGTTGTACCAGTTGAAACGGCTGGCAGCCGCATGACCATACGGCGCAGCATGGCTAGCCTACGCCTGCGCCTGCTGGCTGCCGGCTTGCTGGCCGCCAGCCTGCCATGGCAAGTGGCGCTGGCCGCACCAAGCGACCAAGCCGGCTTCGAGTTTGCAGTGCTGGGCCACTCCTTCAACGCCGGACCGGACGACGGCCCTTTAAAGAAGGCCATCGCGGAAACGAGCGCCTTCAATGCGTCGTTCGTCGTGGCTACCGGCATCAAGGCCGCCAGTGAATCCTGCAGCGACAAGCTGTACAGCCAGCGCAAGGATGTGCTGGACGCCAGCGGGCCGCCGCTGATCGTCTCGCTGTCGGCCAGCGACTGGGCCAACTGCCGCAATTCGCGCGGCAGGGTCAACGCGATCGAGCGCCTGAACCGCTTGCGCGACGTGTATTTTGCCGACGACCAGAGCCTGGGCCAGCGCAAGCTGACCCTGTCGCGGCTGTCATCGACGGCGAAGTTCCGCAGCTATGCGGAAAACGCCCACTGGGAATACGGCGGCGTGCTGTTTGCCACCATCAACCTGCCCGCGAATAACAACCATTTCCTGCCAGAAGCGGGACGCAACAGCGAATTCGAAGACCGACTGGTGGCCAACCGCTCCTGGCTGCAGCGCCTGTTCGCCATGGCGCAGCGCAAGCAACTCGACGGCATCGTGCTGTTTTCCGATGGCGATGTGGGCGTACTGGACGAAGACGACAATTCGCTGCTGCCCAGCTTCAGTTCGAAACAGGACGGCTTTGCCGGACCACGCAAGCAGATCCGTACCCTGGCAAAGAAATTCAGCGGCAAGGTGTTATTGGTCGATACGCAGCGCGCTGGCGATGCGGATGGCAAGGAGGGCAAGAGTAAAAAGGCCGCGGCCAGGGCTGGCGGGCCGAAAATCAGCTGGAAGGGCAACCTGGGCCACGTCAGCATCGACAACGACTGGTCCGCCATCGCCGTACGGCCCGGCAAGACGCCATTCTTTGAGGTGCGTCAACGTGCCACCCGTCCATCGGCGCAAGCGCGGGCCAAGGCGTCGACTGTGCGCAGATAAACGTGCGCCGCAATAGATAAAGGCCGACGCAAAGCCAGCCTTTATCTATCCAACCCACCAGCGTCACGACGCCTGACAAAACCGTAGCGAGCAGCTGCGCGGCGTGGCCGAGAAGCGCAACCGTACTGAAGTACGGTGAGCATCGCCGGCCGCGCCCCGCTGCGCGCAGTAGGTTTGGTCAGGTGTTAGTGGATAGGATGCGTACGGAAGTGATCGCCTTCGTCACCTTCTTCTTCATCATCGCCATGGTCATGGCCATGTGCGCCATGCACGTGGCCATGGGCGATTTCTTCGTCGGTGGCTTCGCGTACGTCAGCGACGGTCAGCGAGAAGCGCAGCGCGATGCCGGCCAGTGGATGGTTGCCGTCCAGCACGACTTTGTCGTCGGCGATATCGGTCACCGTGAAGATCATCGCTTCTTCGTCCGGCGAATCGCTTTCCGGCATGCCTTCGAACTGCATGCCCACTTCCAGCGGCTCAGGCAGGCGATTGCGCGGCTCGACCTTCACCAGGGCTGGATCGTATTCACCGAAAGCATCATCCGGTTCGATCTGGATCGTGTTGGAATAGCCAACTTCCTTGCCGTCGAGCTCTTCTTCGATCTTCGGCAGGGTGTTTTCATAATCACCGTGCAGGTAGACCATCGGCTGACGGCCGTCTTCGATCAGATTGTCTTGCGCGTCTGACAGTTTGTAGTTGACAGTCACGACCGTATTTTTGGCAATCTTCATTATGCTTCCTTTCATTGTATAAGCTGGCAAATTATACCTTCACGCCGCCAACGGCAGGCGCATTCCTGCATTTCCGGTTGTTATAATGGGCGCATGAAAAAATTAACTCTCCTCGGCGATATCACGCCGGCGCAATTCCTGCGCGACTACTGGCATAAAAAGCCCTTGTTAATCCGTCAAGCCGTGCCTGGCTTCAAGGCCCTGTTCGATATCAAGGCCCTGGCCGAGCTGGCCACCCTCGACCACGTCGAATCGCGCCTGGTCAGCCATGTGGACGGCCACTGGAACATGCAGCAAGGTCCGTTGACCAGCCTGCCCTCGCTGAAACAGAAGGAATGGACCCTGCTGGTGCAGGGTGCCAACCTGCACAGCGCCAAGGCCGACGCCCTGCTGCGCCAGTTCCGTTTCCTGCCGGACGCGCGCCTGGACGACCTGATGGTCAGCTTCGCCACCGATGGCGGCGGCGTGGGCCCGCATTTCGATTCCTACGACGTGTTCCTGCTGCAAGGCCAGGGCAAGCGCCACTGGCGCATCGGCGCGCAGAAGGATCTGAGCCTGATCGACGGCTTGCCGCTGAAAATCCTCAGCAACTTCACACCCAACGAAGAATTCACGCTGGAACCGGGCGACATGCTGTACCTGCCGCCCCACTACGCGCACGACGGCGTGGCCATCGGCGATTGCCAGACGTATTCGATCGGCTTCCGCTCACCCACGTTCCAGGAACTGGGCGAAGCTTTCCTGCAATTCATGGCCGACTCGATCGACTTGCCGGGCATCTATAGCGATCCCGACTTGAAAGCCTCGGGCAAGCCGGCGGAAATCCCCCGTGAAATGCTCAGCACCATCACGGAAGAAATCAACAAGGTGCGCTTCACGGAAGAAGACGTGACCATTTTCCTGGGCGAACATCTGTCGGAACCGAAACACAATGTGTTTTTCACGCCGCTGTCCAAGCCGCTGACGGTGGGCCGCTTCGCGGACGCCGCACAGAAAAAAGGCGTCGTGTTGTCGCGCAAGACGCTGATGCTGTATCGTGGCAAGAATGTCTTCATCAATGGCGAATCGTTTGCCATTGGCAAGGCCGATAAAACGGCTCTGGAAACCCTGGCCAACGAACGCGCGCTCGATGGCGCCGCCGTGGCCCAGGCTTCCGATGACGTGATGGATGCCTTATATACCTGGTACCAGGATGGCTGGATCGAACTGGCTTGAATGATCGTGGCGTAGCAAAGTGGTATGACTACAGGTGAAAAGACGGCATCTGCGCTAGCGCAATGAAACATATTATTTTTATATCGTTTTGTCGTGCTTTCGCAAATCGCTTACACTTGCTTGCAATTTGCTTCGGCAAATATTGCGATATCACAAAATAGTTGCGAATTTGCCTCTTGCTCCTATTGCGACGCACCAAAAATCGCTATAATATTCGGTTAGGAAGTTTCCGTTGTCTGGCAGGCACCACCTGGTACGAAAAGCCTTCGAAGACGACCTAACGAGCGATAATTACCGGTAATTATTCATCGCAACAATATTGATTTATTTTTTGAAATAATTAAGGAAAACAAATGAAAAAATCCCTGCTGATCGCCTCCCTGATGGTTGTTGCTCTGGCTGCTTGCAGCAAAAAAGAAGAAGCTCCTGCACCAGCACCAGTAGTTGAAACCCCAGCAGCTGCTCCAGCAGTTGAAGCTGCTCCAGCTGCCGCTGCTGCTGACGCTGCTGCTTCGGCCGCTACCGACGCTGCTGCTGCTGCTTCGGCTGCCGCTTCGGCCGCTAGCGACGCTGCTTCGGCTGCTTCGGCTGCTGCATCGGCTGCTAAGTAATTTAGCACCCTGCACTAGAGAAAGCCGACCTTCGGGTCGGCTTTTTTGTTGGGTAAACGCCCAACCAAACCTACTGCGCGCCGCGCTTTGCGGCCTGCGATGCTCACCGGCTCGGCGCCCCCGTACTAAAGTACGGTTGCGCTTCTTAGCCACAAATCACTGGCGCTCGCTACGGTTTTGTTGGGCGTTGCTGCGTCCAGGTGCATGCACAATAAAAAAGGCTGGCCCCGTTTCCCGGGCCAGCCTTTTTAATGTGCGGCAGGATTTACGACCTGCCGGTATCAGCCTGCTTATTTCAACTGCTCGTTCAGCAAGCCCAGGATCTTCTCGGCCACTGGCGAGACGTCCGCCTGACCTTCGTTGCTGAGGATGCTGACCAGGCTGGTGGAGCCATTGCCGGCCTTGACCAGGACGCGGTAGCGCTGCGCTTCCTTGTCCTTGTCGGAGGACGAGCCCCAGCTGAACAGTTTCGAGAAGAAACCATCTTTCTTGACGACATCCGGATCGACGTAACGCACGAAATACGTGCCTTGCGTGCGGTCGCGGTCTTCCACCGTGAAGCCGACACGGTCCAGGGCCAGGCCGACACGGCGCCAGGCGCGGTCGAAACCTTCATCGACTTCGATGGCGCGCGCCGGCGTGGCGGCTTGGCCCACCAGCTTGGCGTGCTGCGGCTGCACGATGGCGGCGTCGACGGCCGTCTTCGCCTGCGCATCGTCGCTGGCCGCGCCCAGGCGCGTCATCAGCTTGGCCAGGAATTGCGCTTCCAGGCCTGGATCGTTGGGACGCGCGGTCCAGGTGGTGGTTTCCTTGTCGCGGCCCGTAACGACCTCTTCCACGCCACGGTGGCTGATGTAGATCTCGGTCGAACCGTCGGCCAGGCGTTCCACGCGGGTGCGGAACTTGTCTTTCTCGCCCGTCGAATACATCGAATCGAAGGCCTTGCCGATGGTGTTGCGGATAAAGTCCTGCGGCAGCTTGGCGCGGTTTTCGTTCCACTCGGTTTCCATGATGCCAGCCGTCGGCTGGTCGATGGCGACGGTAAAGCCCGAATCTTCCCAGAATTGCTTGAGCTGCGGCCACAGTACTTCAGGCGACTGCTTGACGACCAGCCAGCGCTGATTGCCCGCGCGCTCGACCTTCACGCCACCGGCCGTGACAGGCACGACACCCACCACGCCGTCGGCGCCCACGATGACGGGCGTACCGGCCGTGGCGTTGCGCTGCGCGTTGTAGCCGGAAGCCGTGGCCACGCCATTCTTCGCATCCGGCAGGGAGTAGCGGTTGTCCTGCTGCAATTGCGTCAGGTCAGGCGGCACGTCCAGGGTGCTGGCTTTCTTGACCGACTTGTAGTCGACCTTGTCGCCGCCGACTACCGAACTGATCATGCCACAGCCCGCGAGGCTGGCTGCGACGGCGCCGATGACGATGCCGCGGACGGCGATGGTGGCAGGCGCCGGTTTGGTTTTCTTGCAATTAGTCATGTCGTAACTGGATAAGAAGCTAAGTAGCAGCTGGAATCAGGGAAGGTCCGGACTGGTCAAGCCCGGGCTTGAAGTTCGGCTTAAGACAGGATGCCGGCGTCGCGCAAGGCATCGCGCACGGTGGCATGGCAATTTTCAGCCAGCGGCACCAGTGGCAAGCGTATGCCGGCTGGCATCATGCCCATTTCGGCCAGCGCCCATTTGACGGGCACCGGGTTGGGCTCGACAAACAATTTCTGGTGCAGGGGGAAAACTTTGTTATTGATGGCGATCGCCGTGGCGCGATCGCCCGCCATGGCTGCGACGCACAGTTCGTGCATGGCGCGCGGCGCCACATTGGCCGTCACGGAGATGTTGCCGTGGCCGCCGCAGAACATCAGCGCCATGGCCGTCGGATCATCGCCCGAGTACACGGCGAAGTCCGCTGGCACCAGGCGCAACAGGTCGATGCCACGGCCGATATTGCCGGTCGCATCTTTCACACCGACAATATTCGGGATGGCGGACAGGCGCACGATGGTTTCGTTGCTCATGTCGGCAACGGTGCGGCCAGGCACGTTGTACAGGATGACGGGGATGTCGACGGCTTCGGCGATGGCCTTGAAGTGCTGGTACATGCCTTCCTGGGTAGGACGGTTGTAGTACGGCACCACTTGCAAAACAGCATCGGCGCCCGCTTCTTTCGCATAGCGCGTCAGTTTGATGGCCTCGGCCGTGGAGTTGCCACCGGCGCCGGCGATGATAGGAATGCGTCCCTTGGCATGTTCGACGGTCAACTTGATCAGTTCGCAGTGTTCTTCCACGCTCACTGTTGCCGATTCGCCCGTGGTGCCAACGATGACGATGCTGTCCGTACCCTCGGCAATATGCCAGTCGATCAGCTTGCGCAGACCTGGAAAGTCCAGACTGCCGTCAGCGTGCATCGGGGTGACGATTGCTACAATGCTGCCCTTGATCATAGTAAGTTTATAGCGCCGATAAATAAAACAACGATTGTAGCGGATAGCCCGCGCCTGTGGTGCATTCTGACATAGTATGGCCGCTCAAAACGTCGGCAGCAAGGCTGCCAACCGTGGAAAATCCGGCCGGACGGCACAAATTCGTTGCACCAGAGCAGCTTTTGGCTGTTCCACGCGCCCATCCTCGTACGCTACCACACGCAAGCCGTGCTGCACCGCCCAGGTCAGCATTTCGCCTTCCTTCAGCAGGAATTTAGGATTCGACGGCTTGCCGAACTGTTCATTGCCTTCGGCAAAGGTTTCATACAGCAGCACGCCATCGGGCGCCAGGCTGGCCACCATTGCTTCGAGCAAAGGCCGGTGCAGATAATTGGTGACGACGATGCCGGCAAAGCGGCCAGCCGCGAACGGCCATACGGCACCCGGCGCCTCCAGATCCACCAGCGAGGTGGTGATGCCCGTGCCGGCCGCCTTTTCCAGCATTTCCGGATCGTGGTCGAGCGCGATCACGGGGTGGCCCAGGCTGACCAGGTGGCGCGCATGGCGCCCGGCGCCACAGGCCAGGTCCAGCACTTCACCGCCCGGGATCAGGGGCGCCCAGCGGCGCAGCCAGCCCGAAATCGCTTCAGTTTCTATTGTTGGTTCAGTTACTTGCATCGGTACTTTCATCAGTTAATTGCATGCATCAGCTTGCGCGGCATCAAGTCAAGATGGCCGTCAGGGGCGTGACCAGGGTGACAAAAATTCCTATGACAAATTCGATCGCCGCCAGCAGGGCGCGGTTCAAGATGCCCGTGTACATCAGCAGCACCAGGGCGCCGAAGACATACAGGCTGTAGCGCTCGATGCTGGCGTAAGGACGCGCCAGCTGCATCGGCAGCAAGCCCGTCATGATGCGCCCGCCATCGAGCGGCGGCACGGGAATCAGATTAAAGACAAACATGGCCGCATTCACGCTGACGCCGGCGCCGGCCATCTTGCGGAAAAACATGCCCATTTCCGTTGGCGGCAGGACGCTGAGGACGACAAAGGCGATCATCCAGCCAAAACCCATGACGAAATTGGCGCCAGGACCGGCAAACGCCACCCAGGCCATCTGCTTCTTCGGATTGCGCAGGCGGCTGAAATCGACGGGCACCGGCTTGGCATAGCCAAACGGTACCTGGATCGTGAAATACAGTATCAAGGGCAGCAGTATCGTGCCGAAAGGATCGATATGCCGGATGGGATTGAGGCTCAGCCTGCCCTCATTCGAGGCCGTGGGGTCGCCGAAATAGCGGGCGGCGTAGCCGTGCGCCGCCTCATGCAGGGAAATGGCAAACAGCACCGGCACCAGGTACACCGCAACGGTCTGGACTATCGTATTGAAATCGCTCATGACCGCGATTCTACCAGAGGCGTCCTGGACACTTTCTTACGTTGCCGTTAAAGACAGGTAAATTTCGGCGCCGGGATGGACGCGCGATGCCGCCTACAAGCCCAGCACGGCCGGGTCGCCGCGTCCCACGCGCACCACTTCCGGCTCCGCTCCCGTCAGGTCGATCACGGTGCTGGGGCCATGCGCGCAGACGCCGCCATCGATGATCAGGTCGACCAGCTTTTCCAGCCGTTCGCGGATCGTGTCGGCATCCGTCAGGCTGTCTTCGTCGCCAGGCAGGGTCAGGGTCGCACCCAGCAGGGGCTGGCCCAGTTCTTCCAGCAGGCTTTGCACGATGCGGTGCTGCGGCACGCGCAGGCCGATGGTCTTGCGCGAAGGATGGCTGAGGCGGCGCGGCACTTCCTTGGTCGCCTCCAGGATGAAGGTATAGGCGCCCGGCGTGCCCGCCTTGAGCAGGCGGAACTGGCGGTTGTCCACGCGGGCATACAAGCCCAGTTCGCTCAAGTCGCGGCACAGCAGGGTCAGATGATGCTTTTCATCCACGCCACGGATGCGACGCAGGCGCTCGACGGCGCCCTTGTCGTCGAGCTGGCACACCAGCGCGTAGCAGGAATCCGTGGGCAAGGCGACCACGCCGCCGGACTCGATGATCTGCGCCGCCTGTTTGATCAGGCGCAATTGCGGATTCTCGGGGTGAATCTGGAAAAATTGACTCATGGTCTACGTAGTCTTAGTTATTGGCATTAATTATCATTATTGCACGCCGCGCAGGGCGGCGATGCGTTGCTCGATCGGTGGATGGGTGGCGAACAGCGCGCCCCAGCCGCCATTGCCGCCGCTGATGCCCAGCGCCTGCATCGATTGCGGCAGTTCGCCCGGCGGCACACCACCCAGGCGGGCCAGCGCATGCATCATCGGCGTGGGGCTGCCGAGCAGCTTGGCGGAACCGGCATCGGCGCGAAATTCGCGCTGGCGCGAGAACCAGGCCACGATGATGGAAGCGAGCAAGCCGAAGATGACTTCGCACACCATCACGGTAACAAAGTAACCAATGCCGCGTCCGCCGCCTTCGCGGTTGTTATTTTTCAGCAGCACATTGTCGACAAAGAAACCCACCACTCTGGCCATGAAGACGACAAAGGTATTCACCACGCCCTGGATCAGGGTCAAGGTCACCATGTCGCCGTTGGCGACGTGGGCGATCTCGTGGCCCAGCACGGCTTCGACTTCATCGCGGTTCATGCTCTGCAGCAAGCCGGTCGAGACGGCCACCAGCGCCGAATTTTTGAAGGCGCCCGTGGCAAACGCATTCGCGTCGCCTTCGTACACGGCCACCTCCGGCATGCCGATGCCGGCCCGCTCGGACAAGGCGCGCACGGTATTGACCAGCCACAACTCGGTCGACGAGGTGGGGTTGTCGATGACGCGCGCGCCTGTGCTCCACTTGGCCATCGGTTTGCTGATCAACAGAGAAAAGATCGACCCTGTAAAACCCACCACCAGCGAAAACACCAGCAGGCTGCCCAGGTTCAGGGTGCTGCCGCGCGCCGGATTGCCCACGCCCAACAAGCTGAGGACGAGCGACAGCACCAGCATCACGGCCAGGTTGGTGGCAATAAAAAGGACGATACGTTTCATGGGCGATGGCTCCAGAATGAGAGTAATAGCTAAAAGATAAGCATGCAGTGGCGAATTTCAAGCCCGCGCACATCCTGCACTTAATGCCTAAGAAAATCGTCGCGAGCGGATGTGAATTGTGGCCGAGAAGCGGAGCTGTGCTTTAGCACAGTGAGCATCGCAGGCCGCAAGTCGCGCCGCGCAGTAGATTTTCGACGGCATTAAAACCAGTCGTGCCAGATCGGGGTTACGTTAGCAGGTAAAGGCGGCAGCTTGGCAAAATCCACGCGCGACTCGCCCGGCGCATGGAAATCCGTGCCGCGCGAAGCGAGGAAGCCATAGGCGTTGGCCAGCTGCGCGTATTCGGGATACTGGTCCGGACTGTGGCTGCCCGTGACGACTTCGATGGCCACGCCGCCGAGTTGCTTGAATTCATCGAACAGCACGCCTTGCGCCATGTCGCTGAAGCGGTAGCGGCCCGGATGGGCGATGACGGCCACGCCGCCTGCGCCGCGTATCCAGCCCACCGCCTCGGCCAGCGTGGCCCAGCGGTGCTCGACGTAGCCCGGCTTGCCTTCCGACAGGTATTTCTTGAACACGTCAGGGATGTTCGCGCATTTCCCCGTTTCCACGATGTAGCGGGCAAAGTGCGTGCGCGACATCAGATCCGGATTGCCGACAAATTTCAAGGCCCCTTCATAAGCGTCGGGGATGCCGGCCAGATCCAGCTGGCGGGCGATTTCGCGGCCGCGCGCGTCGCGCCCCGAACGTGTCTGGTGCAAGCCCTGTACCAGACCCGGATTGTTTTCATCGACTTGCAAGCCCACGATGTGCACGGTCTGGCCGGCCCAGGTGATGGAAATTTCCACGCCGGCCACGAAGCGCATGCCCAGGTCCAGCGCGGCCGCGCGCGCGGCGGCGACGCCGGACACTTCATCGTGGTCCGTCAGCGCCCATACATCGACGCCCGCCTTGCGCGCGTACGCAGCCACGGCAGCGGGCGCGAGCACGCCGTCGGAAATATTCGAATGACAATGCAGGTCGACTTTAAGCATGTGAAAACAATACCCTGCACGGGCTCAGCATGGAAGAAGTTTTCATTGTACGCTGCTTGCCCGATAAGGAAGTCGCGTTAGCGACACAGTTGTGCCAGCGCATTACTGCGCCAGGAA
Protein-coding sequences here:
- a CDS encoding site-2 protease family protein encodes the protein MSDFNTIVQTVAVYLVPVLFAISLHEAAHGYAARYFGDPTASNEGRLSLNPIRHIDPFGTILLPLILYFTIQVPFGYAKPVPVDFSRLRNPKKQMAWVAFAGPGANFVMGFGWMIAFVVLSVLPPTEMGMFFRKMAGAGVSVNAAMFVFNLIPVPPLDGGRIMTGLLPMQLARPYASIERYSLYVFGALVLLMYTGILNRALLAAIEFVIGIFVTLVTPLTAILT
- a CDS encoding L-threonylcarbamoyladenylate synthase translates to MSQFFQIHPENPQLRLIKQAAQIIESGGVVALPTDSCYALVCQLDDKGAVERLRRIRGVDEKHHLTLLCRDLSELGLYARVDNRQFRLLKAGTPGAYTFILEATKEVPRRLSHPSRKTIGLRVPQHRIVQSLLEELGQPLLGATLTLPGDEDSLTDADTIRERLEKLVDLIIDGGVCAHGPSTVIDLTGAEPEVVRVGRGDPAVLGL
- the htpX gene encoding protease HtpX codes for the protein MKRIVLFIATNLAVMLVLSLVLSLLGVGNPARGSTLNLGSLLVFSLVVGFTGSIFSLLISKPMAKWSTGARVIDNPTSSTELWLVNTVRALSERAGIGMPEVAVYEGDANAFATGAFKNSALVAVSTGLLQSMNRDEVEAVLGHEIAHVANGDMVTLTLIQGVVNTFVVFMARVVGFFVDNVLLKNNNREGGGRGIGYFVTVMVCEVIFGLLASIIVAWFSRQREFRADAGSAKLLGSPTPMMHALARLGGVPPGELPQSMQALGISGGNGGWGALFATHPPIEQRIAALRGVQ
- a CDS encoding 3',5'-nucleoside bisphosphate phosphatase, whose translation is MLKVDLHCHSNISDGVLAPAAVAAYARKAGVDVWALTDHDEVSGVAAARAAALDLGMRFVAGVEISITWAGQTVHIVGLQVDENNPGLVQGLHQTRSGRDARGREIARQLDLAGIPDAYEGALKFVGNPDLMSRTHFARYIVETGKCANIPDVFKKYLSEGKPGYVEHRWATLAEAVGWIRGAGGVAVIAHPGRYRFSDMAQGVLFDEFKQLGGVAIEVVTGSHSPDQYPEYAQLANAYGFLASRGTDFHAPGESRVDFAKLPPLPANVTPIWHDWF